One region of Bacteroidota bacterium genomic DNA includes:
- a CDS encoding UbiX family flavin prenyltransferase, with the protein MKEKQKIIVAVTGASGAIYAKVLFEKLQALGDQIETVGLVMSDNAKTVWQYELGNSDYTKNNFKVYDKGDFFAPFASGSSKFASMIICPCSMGTMARIASGISNDLVTRAADVMLKERRKLILVLRDTPYSLIHINNMKTVTEAGGIICPASPSFYSKPADFDSLAATVIDRVLDLAGLEHSTYRWSEKKEK; encoded by the coding sequence ATGAAGGAAAAGCAAAAGATTATCGTAGCGGTTACGGGGGCTAGTGGTGCTATTTATGCGAAGGTTTTATTCGAAAAACTACAGGCTCTTGGTGATCAGATTGAGACGGTAGGACTGGTGATGTCGGATAATGCAAAAACAGTCTGGCAATATGAATTGGGTAATTCCGATTACACGAAAAATAATTTTAAAGTGTATGATAAAGGAGATTTTTTCGCCCCTTTCGCCAGCGGTTCCTCTAAATTTGCATCCATGATTATTTGTCCCTGCTCGATGGGAACCATGGCAAGAATCGCTTCAGGAATTTCCAACGATCTTGTTACCCGGGCTGCGGATGTAATGCTGAAGGAAAGACGTAAACTGATTCTGGTGTTGAGGGATACTCCGTATAGTCTCATCCATATCAACAACATGAAAACAGTTACCGAAGCCGGTGGAATAATTTGTCCGGCCTCCCCTTCCTTCTACTCAAAACCCGCTGACTTTGACAGTCTGGCCGCTACGGTGATTGACCGCGTATTGGACCTCGCAGGATTGGAACATTCGACCTATCGTTGGAGTGAAAAAAAGGAAAAATGA
- the gcvH gene encoding glycine cleavage system protein GcvH — MNFPENLKYSKDHEWVRVEGNQAVVGITDFAQSELGDIVYVEIETEGETLEKESVFGTVEAVKTVSDLFMPVSGKVLAVNAELTTKPESVNKDPYQVGWMVRIEMSDPSQVDQLLSAADYMKLIGVGA; from the coding sequence ATGAATTTCCCAGAAAATCTGAAGTACTCCAAGGACCACGAATGGGTTCGGGTAGAAGGCAACCAGGCCGTAGTTGGTATTACTGATTTCGCTCAAAGTGAATTGGGTGATATCGTTTATGTTGAGATCGAAACTGAGGGTGAAACTCTTGAAAAAGAATCGGTTTTCGGTACAGTTGAGGCTGTGAAAACGGTATCTGATCTGTTCATGCCGGTTAGCGGTAAAGTATTGGCTGTGAACGCAGAACTCACAACAAAACCGGAATCAGTAAACAAAGACCCTTATCAGGTAGGTTGGATGGTACGCATCGAAATGAGCGATCCTTCACAAGTCGACCAGCTTCTCAGCGCGGCTGATTATATGAAATTGATTGGCGTAGGTGCCTGA
- a CDS encoding RNA-binding protein: MKLFVKNIEPSVNEVLLEAIFKQFGEVLDTKIVYDRITWESKGFGFVEYKKKEDAIKAIEALNGKELVGKKLIVSEAVDKPR; this comes from the coding sequence ATGAAATTATTTGTAAAAAATATCGAACCCTCTGTAAATGAGGTTCTTCTTGAGGCTATTTTCAAGCAATTCGGGGAAGTGCTCGACACGAAAATCGTTTACGATCGCATCACCTGGGAATCCAAAGGATTCGGTTTTGTTGAATACAAGAAGAAAGAAGATGCCATAAAGGCGATCGAAGCCCTGAATGGCAAGGAACTGGTTGGAAAAAAGCTGATCGTGAGTGAAGCGGTCGATAAGCCTCGTTAA
- a CDS encoding Arc family DNA-binding protein translates to MAEKKPFVLRLQPEMLKALEKWAADDFRSVNGQIEYLLQKALLESGRSKTKKSG, encoded by the coding sequence ATGGCTGAAAAAAAACCTTTTGTATTGCGTCTTCAACCTGAGATGTTGAAAGCTCTTGAAAAATGGGCGGCTGATGATTTTCGCAGCGTCAATGGACAGATTGAATACCTTTTACAAAAGGCTTTGCTTGAAAGCGGGAGATCCAAAACAAAGAAAAGCGGCTGA
- a CDS encoding T9SS type A sorting domain-containing protein, which produces MKRFLLIIFSFLFSQTFLPYQGIYTVGGLNPDFALLQDAFDSLMHNGINGPVVLAIRSGIYSNTMAVLDSVPGNSIQNPIYIQSETGDSADVVFEGFSNTNAVIEIDRSKAVVLRELSIRSLGWSSANALQFLNCNAEVDLVHLTTPNVSNTSNSARLLTVLGGTLHLSNADMTKGFRAIIGNQDSLYASRCIFGDDISSTMYGQHAFVKFYACNFLQNGRGSFDISSCIFDSCCISRSLNIYRNDFLEIFQSKIDDKLYFQCQGNLIFHENFGAGYIEGSSHADTVKMYENNMIGFQQSRLYCNWLLMHDNDSGAFVITPQGGIVENNRVRTLGVSSRGAYLLVRNNEVSENLYVDGDSVEVFIENNRALQLRIYQGDSILMRGNEIGSFEMLQVKLGIVYNNWFFKDVSFLFTDKVYFLHNNVIDPQLEFLYYNSVECKNNNLAGPAYSPFGSVMSDYNNYFPFGGTSEVHSLHVDPMYPDSVHLRNTNPLLAGAGAHLSNIVPVDKDELTRNASPTIGAHELCVGSGFYRDTIHVMCGVPQHLSLCAVNNQATCSWSPASGLSSINSFDPLVTVSTPVTYVASIYNASTLIARDTIVVIPDSIFLNAGPDVYQMDCGISTQLSCTWFPGATYSWSPSVYLDDSSSAFPICKPERNTIYTVTCTVPGCGTVSDQIEVTVDTVPYAYLMLSFYHTNEVVFNSNYSRCADNYFWDFGDSSFSILENPTHIYSDTGSYTVVLIVCNAFTCDTALAVIHIDTLPVILETPEILHQFDDVKISPNPGSGKLQVKLNSFINGNLRMECRSMQGELVKEKSVSITRGQNQIYFDCSDLMDGLYLIRISNSGDQYFQKFIILH; this is translated from the coding sequence ATGAAGAGATTTCTATTGATCATCTTTTCTTTTTTATTCTCACAAACTTTTCTTCCTTATCAGGGAATTTATACTGTGGGCGGACTGAACCCTGATTTTGCGCTGCTCCAGGATGCCTTTGACAGTTTGATGCACAATGGAATAAATGGCCCGGTTGTGCTGGCTATACGCAGTGGAATATATTCCAACACAATGGCTGTGTTAGATTCTGTTCCCGGCAACTCAATACAAAACCCAATTTATATTCAATCCGAAACAGGAGATTCTGCAGATGTTGTCTTTGAAGGATTTTCAAACACCAACGCTGTTATTGAGATCGATCGATCAAAAGCAGTTGTGCTGAGGGAATTGTCAATTCGCAGCCTTGGATGGAGTTCCGCAAACGCTTTGCAATTTTTAAATTGTAATGCTGAGGTTGATTTGGTTCATTTAACCACACCAAATGTATCGAATACTTCAAATTCAGCAAGATTATTGACTGTGCTTGGTGGGACACTTCATCTTTCAAATGCAGACATGACCAAGGGTTTCCGTGCAATCATTGGAAATCAGGATTCTTTGTATGCGTCCCGATGTATTTTCGGAGATGATATTTCATCTACCATGTACGGTCAACACGCTTTCGTTAAATTTTATGCATGTAATTTTTTGCAAAATGGTCGCGGGAGTTTCGACATTTCAAGTTGTATTTTTGATTCTTGTTGTATTTCAAGATCTCTGAATATTTATCGAAATGATTTTCTTGAAATTTTTCAGTCTAAAATTGATGACAAATTATATTTTCAATGCCAAGGAAATTTGATTTTTCACGAAAATTTTGGAGCAGGATATATTGAAGGCTCAAGCCATGCAGATACGGTGAAGATGTATGAAAATAATATGATTGGATTTCAACAGAGCAGGCTCTATTGCAATTGGCTTTTAATGCATGATAATGACTCAGGAGCATTTGTGATCACTCCCCAGGGAGGAATCGTAGAAAACAACCGTGTGAGAACATTAGGGGTATCTTCAAGAGGTGCTTATTTATTAGTAAGAAATAATGAAGTATCCGAAAATTTATACGTTGATGGTGATAGTGTTGAAGTTTTCATTGAAAATAACCGTGCACTTCAATTGAGAATCTATCAGGGAGACAGCATTCTGATGAGAGGAAATGAAATTGGTTCATTCGAAATGTTACAGGTAAAGTTGGGCATTGTTTACAACAATTGGTTTTTTAAGGACGTTTCCTTTTTATTTACGGATAAAGTATACTTTCTGCATAATAATGTGATAGATCCGCAATTGGAATTTCTTTATTACAATAGTGTAGAATGCAAAAATAATAACCTGGCAGGTCCGGCATATTCTCCTTTTGGCTCAGTCATGTCAGATTACAATAATTATTTCCCTTTCGGAGGTACTTCAGAAGTACATTCCTTGCATGTTGATCCGATGTATCCGGATAGTGTGCATCTTCGAAATACAAACCCATTGTTAGCAGGAGCGGGAGCTCATTTAAGCAATATTGTTCCTGTTGATAAAGATGAATTGACGAGAAATGCAAGCCCGACAATCGGTGCTCATGAATTGTGTGTCGGATCAGGTTTTTATCGCGATACAATTCATGTTATGTGCGGAGTACCACAGCATCTGTCGCTTTGCGCTGTAAATAATCAGGCAACATGTTCCTGGTCTCCGGCGAGCGGACTTTCAAGCATTAATTCTTTTGATCCGCTTGTGACAGTTTCAACACCTGTTACTTATGTCGCTTCTATTTACAATGCGAGTACTTTAATTGCACGGGATACAATTGTAGTAATTCCTGATTCCATATTCCTCAATGCAGGTCCTGATGTTTATCAAATGGACTGTGGAATATCCACACAGCTTTCGTGTACATGGTTTCCCGGGGCTACCTATTCCTGGTCACCATCTGTTTATCTGGATGATTCAAGTTCTGCGTTTCCCATATGTAAACCGGAAAGAAATACAATTTACACCGTGACATGTACTGTTCCCGGTTGCGGTACTGTGTCCGATCAAATAGAAGTAACAGTTGACACAGTTCCCTATGCTTATCTGATGCTATCCTTTTATCATACTAATGAAGTAGTATTTAATTCAAATTATAGTCGGTGTGCAGACAATTATTTCTGGGATTTTGGGGATTCGTCATTTTCGATTCTTGAAAACCCAACGCATATTTACTCTGACACTGGTTCTTATACTGTCGTGCTAATTGTTTGCAATGCTTTTACCTGTGATACAGCATTAGCCGTTATTCATATTGATACACTTCCGGTTATTTTAGAAACTCCTGAAATTCTTCATCAATTCGATGATGTTAAGATTTCTCCAAACCCTGGCTCAGGTAAATTGCAGGTTAAGCTGAACTCTTTTATTAATGGAAATCTCAGAATGGAATGCAGAAGTATGCAGGGAGAATTGGTCAAAGAAAAGTCAGTAAGTATAACCAGGGGACAAAATCAAATTTACTTTGATTGTTCAGATTTAATGGATGGATTGTACCTGATTAGAATCTCAAATTCCGGAGATCAATATTTTCAAAAGTTTATTATTCTTCACTGA
- a CDS encoding methyltransferase domain-containing protein, which produces MKDNFSIQSDNYAKYRPAYPTEFYDYLYSLIPASQAAWDCGTGNGQVAFELAKKFDHVFASDISESQIKNALHAKNIEYSIQAAEQTSFAKDQFDLIIVAQAIHWFDFDKFYSEVRRTGNSNAILCVLGYGKIEISEEMDRVINNFYRNVIGSYWDKERKYIDENYKTIPFPFEEYTAPDFVNKIQWSLEHLIGYLNTWSAVKHFISKNNYNPLDALKKEIEILWGDSEERKVRFPLLLRIGKIH; this is translated from the coding sequence ATGAAGGATAATTTTTCAATTCAATCCGATAATTACGCGAAATACCGACCTGCATATCCTACGGAGTTCTATGATTATTTATATTCTTTAATACCCGCTTCACAAGCAGCCTGGGATTGTGGAACAGGAAATGGTCAGGTTGCATTTGAATTGGCGAAAAAATTTGATCATGTTTTTGCAAGCGATATCAGCGAATCTCAAATAAAGAATGCACTTCATGCAAAGAATATTGAGTATTCAATTCAAGCTGCAGAACAAACATCTTTTGCAAAGGATCAGTTTGATTTAATCATCGTGGCTCAGGCAATACATTGGTTTGATTTTGATAAATTTTATTCGGAAGTCAGGCGAACGGGAAATTCAAATGCTATACTCTGTGTACTTGGTTATGGAAAAATAGAGATCTCTGAGGAAATGGATCGTGTAATCAATAATTTTTACAGAAATGTAATAGGCTCCTATTGGGATAAGGAAAGAAAATATATCGATGAAAATTATAAAACCATTCCTTTTCCTTTTGAGGAATATACGGCACCTGATTTCGTAAATAAAATCCAATGGAGCCTTGAGCATTTGATTGGCTATCTTAACACTTGGTCAGCAGTGAAACATTTTATTTCGAAAAATAATTACAATCCGCTTGATGCATTAAAAAAGGAAATTGAAATTCTTTGGGGTGATTCGGAAGAAAGGAAAGTACGTTTTCCTTTGCTCCTGAGGATTGGAAAGATTCACTAA
- the vanZ gene encoding VanZ family protein, with translation MFLRVHLPTLAWAIFILIICGIPGDKIPEMTFWQWLKPDKIVHLLIFGLLCFLMIRSFLALNTGSFFYKNAKMLSLLLTIFYGILIEILQATVFIHRSGDIRDAIANSIGAFVGLWVFGKMAKKVAGKG, from the coding sequence ATGTTTCTTCGTGTTCATTTGCCCACCCTCGCGTGGGCAATTTTTATTCTGATCATTTGTGGGATTCCAGGCGATAAAATCCCGGAAATGACCTTCTGGCAATGGCTTAAACCGGATAAGATCGTCCATTTACTAATTTTCGGACTACTCTGCTTTTTGATGATCCGGAGCTTCCTTGCTTTAAATACCGGTTCATTCTTTTATAAGAATGCCAAAATGCTTTCCCTCCTCCTGACCATCTTTTACGGTATACTTATCGAGATTTTGCAGGCAACTGTTTTCATTCACCGCAGCGGCGATATTCGCGACGCGATAGCAAATTCCATCGGAGCTTTTGTGGGTTTGTGGGTTTTTGGGAAAATGGCGAAGAAAGTCGCTGGTAAAGGGTGA
- a CDS encoding SPFH domain-containing protein encodes MILEKSFRPQSGYMMLVLCLICVIACAIGVNLRMPSLMIPSILIFAFTMPGFMVINPNESRVLTLFGKYVGTVKDNGFFWANPFFVKRLVSLRAFNLNGQSLKVNDKTGNPIDIAAVIVWQVQDTAKAIFEVNDFTSYVNIQSEAAVRHLANSCPYDNWEDNDAVVTLRGTTEKVHEMLLTELNERLGKAGIHVLEARISHLAYAPEIAGAMLQRQQASAVVAARQLIVEGAVGMVEMALAKLSEKEIVHLDEERKANMVSNLLVVLCGDRNVSPVINAGTIY; translated from the coding sequence ATGATTCTTGAAAAATCCTTCCGCCCACAATCCGGCTACATGATGCTGGTCTTGTGTTTGATTTGTGTTATTGCCTGTGCAATCGGAGTCAACCTCCGGATGCCCTCTCTGATGATTCCATCCATTCTTATTTTTGCATTCACAATGCCAGGATTCATGGTGATCAATCCAAATGAATCCCGAGTGCTGACTTTGTTTGGTAAATATGTCGGAACAGTGAAAGACAACGGCTTTTTCTGGGCCAATCCGTTTTTCGTAAAACGCCTGGTCAGTCTGCGTGCTTTTAATCTGAACGGACAAAGTCTGAAAGTGAATGACAAAACGGGAAACCCGATTGATATCGCCGCTGTAATTGTGTGGCAGGTACAGGATACCGCCAAAGCGATATTTGAAGTAAATGATTTTACTTCTTATGTAAATATTCAAAGCGAGGCAGCAGTACGTCACCTTGCGAATAGTTGTCCGTATGATAACTGGGAAGACAACGACGCTGTTGTTACCTTGCGCGGTACTACAGAAAAAGTACACGAAATGCTTTTAACGGAATTGAATGAACGTCTGGGCAAAGCAGGGATCCATGTACTTGAAGCACGGATCAGTCACCTAGCCTATGCTCCTGAAATCGCCGGAGCGATGTTGCAAAGACAGCAGGCATCCGCTGTGGTTGCCGCACGTCAACTGATTGTTGAAGGCGCTGTTGGAATGGTAGAAATGGCATTGGCGAAATTGTCAGAAAAAGAAATCGTTCATCTGGATGAAGAACGAAAAGCTAACATGGTAAGCAATCTTCTAGTTGTGTTGTGCGGAGACAGAAATGTTTCTCCGGTAATCAATGCAGGCACTATTTATTAA
- the ruvB gene encoding Holliday junction branch migration DNA helicase RuvB → MSTINPNLDPSANQIPAAEREFEKVLRPQGFEDFTGQQSIVDNLKIFVEAAKQRDEALDHVLLHGPPGLGKTTLAYILANELGVNIKTTSGPVLDKPGDLAGLLTNLEPNDVLFIDEIHRLSPVVEEYLYSAMEDYKIDIMIETGPNARSVQIKINPFTLIGATTRSGLLTSPLRARFGINSRLEYYDSALLQKIISRSAEILRIGIDPKAANEIARRSRGTPRIANALLRRVRDFAQIKGNGRIDLEISHLSLSALNVDQHGLDEMDNRILSAIIEKFKGGPVGITTIATAVGEESGTIEEVYEPFLIKEGYLKRTPRGREATELAYKHLGKTFNPQPGSLFE, encoded by the coding sequence ATGTCGACAATCAATCCAAACCTGGACCCTAGCGCGAATCAGATCCCTGCGGCAGAACGGGAATTCGAAAAAGTTCTCAGGCCTCAGGGCTTTGAAGATTTTACCGGACAACAGAGTATTGTCGATAATCTCAAAATTTTTGTTGAAGCTGCCAAGCAACGCGATGAAGCGCTGGATCATGTATTGCTTCATGGTCCTCCGGGACTGGGTAAAACAACACTGGCATACATTCTTGCAAATGAGCTGGGAGTAAATATCAAAACAACATCCGGTCCGGTACTGGATAAACCAGGAGATCTCGCAGGTTTGCTCACCAACCTCGAACCTAACGATGTACTTTTCATCGATGAAATTCATCGGCTGAGTCCGGTTGTGGAAGAATACCTCTATTCCGCGATGGAGGATTATAAAATTGATATCATGATAGAAACCGGTCCGAATGCGCGATCGGTACAGATAAAAATCAATCCTTTCACACTCATCGGCGCCACAACGAGATCGGGTTTGCTCACCTCTCCGTTGAGGGCACGTTTCGGGATTAATTCCAGATTGGAATATTATGACTCCGCTTTGTTGCAGAAAATAATTTCCCGTTCCGCCGAAATTCTTCGTATCGGTATTGACCCTAAAGCCGCGAATGAAATCGCGCGCAGAAGTCGTGGAACTCCACGTATCGCGAATGCATTGTTACGAAGAGTGAGAGACTTTGCACAGATCAAAGGCAATGGAAGAATCGATCTTGAAATTTCTCATCTTTCTCTATCGGCACTGAATGTGGATCAACACGGTCTGGATGAAATGGATAACAGAATTCTTTCGGCCATCATCGAAAAATTCAAAGGCGGACCGGTTGGAATTACTACGATAGCAACGGCGGTAGGAGAGGAGAGTGGAACCATTGAAGAAGTGTACGAACCGTTTCTGATCAAAGAAGGTTATCTCAAACGAACACCACGCGGAAGAGAAGCAACGGAACTGGCTTACAAACATCTTGGAAAGACGTTCAATCCACAGCCGGGAAGTTTGTTTGAATAG
- the queG gene encoding tRNA epoxyqueuosine(34) reductase QueG, with the protein MNGKSAQNAAIVKTEAERLGFSYCGISKAEFLEEEAPRLEQWLLQNRHGKMAYMANHFDKRLDPRLLVPGARSVVSLLYNYFPSQKQADPEAPKISKYAYGIDYHYVVREKLKELLSVLQNKIGDIGGRVFVDSAPVLEKAWAAKSGLGWIGKNSNLITKKSGSFFFIAELILDLDLEADAPISDYCGTCTRCIDACPTAAIIKPQVVDGSKCISYFTIELKDAIPLEMSGKFENWTFGCDVCQDVCPWNRFSKPHHEPQFQPKEELMKMKKKDWEEITDEVFKKIFQDSAVERTGYDGLKRNLNFLRKTS; encoded by the coding sequence ATGAACGGAAAATCCGCACAAAATGCCGCCATTGTCAAAACCGAAGCTGAACGGCTTGGTTTCAGCTATTGCGGAATTTCAAAAGCGGAATTCCTGGAGGAGGAAGCTCCACGTCTTGAACAGTGGCTTCTGCAAAACCGCCATGGAAAAATGGCCTACATGGCCAATCATTTTGACAAACGCCTGGATCCGCGACTGCTTGTTCCCGGTGCCAGATCTGTTGTCTCCCTGCTTTACAATTATTTCCCATCTCAAAAACAAGCCGATCCCGAAGCACCAAAAATTTCAAAATATGCTTACGGTATCGATTACCATTATGTGGTTCGTGAGAAATTAAAGGAGCTATTGTCTGTGCTGCAGAACAAAATCGGAGACATTGGAGGACGTGTCTTTGTGGATTCAGCACCTGTACTGGAAAAAGCCTGGGCCGCGAAAAGCGGACTGGGTTGGATCGGAAAAAACAGTAATCTCATCACAAAAAAATCCGGATCATTTTTCTTTATCGCTGAATTGATTCTCGATCTGGATTTGGAAGCGGATGCACCAATCAGTGATTATTGCGGCACCTGTACGCGTTGTATTGATGCCTGTCCAACCGCGGCGATCATAAAACCTCAGGTGGTAGACGGAAGCAAATGCATTTCCTATTTCACTATTGAACTTAAAGATGCTATCCCACTGGAGATGTCGGGGAAATTTGAAAACTGGACTTTTGGATGTGATGTCTGTCAGGATGTTTGTCCATGGAACAGATTTTCAAAACCACATCATGAACCACAATTTCAACCCAAAGAGGAATTGATGAAAATGAAAAAGAAGGACTGGGAAGAAATAACCGATGAGGTATTCAAAAAAATATTTCAGGATTCGGCTGTAGAGCGAACCGGATATGATGGACTAAAAAGAAACCTTAATTTTCTCAGGAAAACTTCCTGA